A section of the Oncorhynchus nerka isolate Pitt River linkage group LG3, Oner_Uvic_2.0, whole genome shotgun sequence genome encodes:
- the pou3f2b gene encoding POU domain, class 3, transcription factor 2, which yields MSGLLPVATTSISHFCPMNSGTRRSAGARRCVHLAECLGDACGKTVTVKCKVPLIRAISPAPRVMATTASNHYNILTSSASIVHSEPGSMQQASAYRDAQTLLQSDYSLQSNSHPLSHAHQWITALSHGEGAPWSTSPLGEQDIKPAVQGTRDEMHSSNNLQHQHQPRPPHLVHQSHGNHHDARAWRTTAAHIPSMATSNGQSLIYSQPGFGVNGLIPGSGQGMHHHNLRDAHEDHHSPHLSDHGHQASQHQQQSHHDHSDEDTPTSDDLEQFAKQFKQRRIKLGFTQADVGLALGTLYGNVFSQTTICRFEALQLSFKNMCKLKPLLNKWLEEADSTSGSPTSLDKIAAQGRKRKKRTSIEVSVKGALETHFLKCPKPAAAEITSLADGLQLEKEVVRVWFCNRRQKEKRMTPPGGPLPGTEDVYGDTPPHHGVQTPVQ from the coding sequence ATGAGTGGGCTGTTGCCAGTAGCAACCACGTCCATCAGCCATTTCTGTCCAATGAACAGCGGGACGAGGCGGAGTGCAGGTGCGCGCCGCTGTGTCCACTTGGCAGAGTGCCTGGGAGACGCCTGTGGCAAAACAGTAACTGTCAAATGCAAGGTTCCTTTAATAAGAGCGATCAGTCCGGCTCCGAGAGTCATGGCGACCACAGCGTCTAATCATTACAATATCCTCACCTCCAGCGCATCCATTGTGCACTCGGAGCCCGGGAGCATGCAGCAAGCATCGGCGTACAGGGACGCGCAGACCCTGTTGCAGAGTGACTACTCATTGCAGAGCAACAGTCACCCGCTCAGCCACGCGCACCAGTGGATAACGGCACTGTCGCACGGAGAGGGAGCTCCGTGGTCAACCAGTCCGCTCGGCGAGCAGGACATCAAACCCGCGGTGCAGGGCACCAGAGACGAGATGCACAGTTCCAATAACCTGCAGCACCAGCACCAGCCGCGACCGCCCCACCTGGTGCACCAGTCACATGGGAACCACCACGACGCCCGAGCGTGGAGAACTACCGCAGCCCACATACCCAGCATGGCAACATCCAATGGCCAGAGCCTTATTTATTCACAGCCCGGATTCGGCGTCAACGGCCTGATTCCAGGCAGCGGACAGGGAATGCACCACCACAACCTAAGAGATGCACACGAAGACCACCACAGCCCGCATCTCAGCGACCACGGCCACCAGGCGTCCCAGCACCAGCAACAGAGTCACCATGACCATTCGGACGAGGATACACCGACCTCCGACGACTTGGAGCAGTTCGCCAAGCAGTTTAAGCAGCGGAGGATCAAGCTGGGCTTCACTCAAGCTGACGTCGGACTCGCCTTGGGAACGCTGTATGGAAATGTGTTTTCCCAAACCACTATTTGCAGGTTCGAGGCCCTGCAGCTCAGCTTCAAAAACATGTGTAAACTCAAGCCTTTGTTGAACAAGTGGTTGGAAGAAGCGGATTCCACCTCGGGCAGCCCAACCAGCTTGGACAAAATCGCTGCACAAGGGAGGAAAAGGAAAAAACGGACCTCTATCGAGGTAAGCGTAAAAGGGGCGTTGGAGACCCATTTCTTGAAGTGTCCTAAACCCGCAGCGGCGGAAATTACTTCCCTGGCGGACGGTCTACAGCTGGAGAAAGAGGTGGTGAGGGTTTGGTTTTGTaacaggagacagaaagagaaacggATGACTCCTCCCGGTGGACCGCTTCCTGGAACCGAGGATGTGTATGGGGACACACCGCCACATCATGGAGTCCAAACACCGGTTCAATGA